CGTGGGTCGACGCCGACCGCGCCGCCCGACGCCGCGTCGCGGCCGCCTACCGCGCCGCGCTCGACGGCGCCCCCGACGTGGTGCTCCCCCCCGACCGGGCGGAGCACGTCCACCACCAGTTCACGATCCGCGTCCCCGCCCCCCGCCGCGACGCCGTCGCGGCCGCCCTCACGGCGGCCGGCGTCGCGTCGGGGCGCTTCTACCCCGTCCCCCTCCCCGACCAGCCGGCGCTCGCGCCGTACGTCGTCGACGCCACGCCCCCCGTCGCCGCCGACGCCGCCGGACGGGTCCTGTCGCTCCCCATCCACCCGCGGCTCGGGGAGGCCGACGTCGACCGCGTCGCGCGCACCGTACGCGACGCCCTGCGGAGCTGACGCCCCCCACGGCCGCGCGTCCCGCCTCCCGGCCCTCAGAGGGCCTGCAGGAACCGCCGGAGGTGCGCCGCGAGCTGCGGGAACTCGATCAGGAACGCGTCGTGCCCGTGCGGACTCCGGAGCGTCGCGTACTGCGCGTTCGGGAGACGCTCGGCGATGGCGCGCTGCTCCGCCTCGGGGTACAGCACGTCGGTATCGATGCCGAGCACCAACGCCGGCATCGTCATCGCACCCAGCACCTCCCGCAACGGACCGCGTCCCTCCGCCAGGTCGTGGTCGTCCATCGCCCGCGTCAGGTACAGGTACGTGTTCGCGTCGAACCGCTGCGACAACTTCACGCCCTGGTAGGCGAGGTAACTCTCGATCTCGAACCCGACCGACAACATCCGCGCCAGCACGTCCGAGCGGCCCTCGTCCGCGGCGGCGTCCGCCTCCCGCGACGCGTCGACGCGGTCCCGCCCGAACTTCGCCTCCAGCGAGTCGAACGACCGGTACGACATCATCGCGACCGCCCGCGCCAACCCCAACCCCGCCTCCGGTTGCGCCTCGAGGGGGTAGCGCCCCCCGTTCCACGCGGGGTCGGCGGTGATGGCGCGCCGCGCGACGGCGTTCAAGCCGATCGCCCACGCCGAATGCCGCGCACAACTCGCGATCGGCACGATCGACCCCACGAACGTGGGCTCCATCGCCGCCCACTCGAGGACCTGCATGCCGCCCATCGACCCGCCGATCACCGCCGCGAGCCGCGTCACCCCGAGCCGCTCCAGCAGCCGCTTCTGCGCCCGCACGACGTCGCGCATCGTGTAGCGCGGGAACGCCGGCCCCCACGGCGCCGCCCCGTCGGGCCGGAGGCTGGCCGGGCCCGTCGAGCCGTAGCACCCGCCCAGGACGTTGATCGACACCACGAAGAAGCGGTCGGTATCGATCGCCTTCCCCGGCCCGATCAACGGGTCCCACCAACCGGGCACCTGCTCGTCGTCGTGCGTCCCCGCCGCGTGCGCGCTCCCCGTCAGGGCGTGCGCGACCAGGACGGCGTTGTCGCCCGCGGCGTTCGGGTGCCCGTACGTCTCGTAGGCCAGATCGACCGGCGCCAGCGTCCCGCCCCGCTCCAGCGGCAACGGGTCGTGCGCGTCCGCGATGCGCATCGTCCGCGTCCGCACGCGCCCCACCCGTCCGCCCGGCAGCCCCCGCGTGCGCGCCAGCAACGCCTCGTGGTCGCCCCACGTCTCGTGCACCAGGCGCAACGGCGCGTCGTCCTCCGCGCCGGCCGGCGCCCCCCGCCGCGGGTCGCGCTCCTTCACGCCCCCACCGCCCGGCGGGCGCCCGCCAACGCCGCTTCGAGGTCCGCCTCGACGTCCGCGACCGTCTCGATCCCGACCGAGATGCGCAGGTCGGCGGGCGTCACCCCCGCCGCGCGTCGCGCCGACGGCGTGAGCCCCGCGTGCGTCGTGGTCCACGGGTGGATGACGACGGTCTTGGCGTCCCCCACGTTCGCGAGGTGCGACATCAACCGGACGCGGTCCAGCGTCGCGCGCGCCAACGCCTCGCTCGCGAACCGCACCGTGAGGACCGTCCCGAAGCCGCCCCGCAGCACGCGCCGGGCGACGGCGTGCGACGGGTGGTCCTCGAGCCCCGGGTAGACGACCGTCTCGACGCCGTCCAGCGCCCGCCACGCGCGCGCCAACGCGAGCGCCGACGCGCTCGCCCGCCCGACCCGCAGGTCGAGGGTCTCGAGGCCCTGCAGCAACGAAAACGCGGTGTGCGGCGACAACGTCATCCCCATCGTGGCGAGCCCCAGCCGCCGCGCCGCGGCGGCGACCGGCGCCGCAGGCGCGCTCGCCAGCGGCGAACGCCCGCGCGCGTCGGGCCGATGCAGGGCGGGGAACCGGTCGGGGTCCGCCCCCCACGCGAAGCGGCCGCCGTCGACCAGCGCCCCGCCCATCGCGACGCCGTGCCCCCCGATCCACTTCGTGGCGGAGTGCACGACCAGGTCCGCGCCCCACGCGAGGGGGCGACACAGGAACCCCCCGGCGCCCCACGTGTTGTCCACCACCAGCGGGACGCCCGCCGCGTGCGCGACGTCAGCGAGGGCGGGCAGGTCGGGCACGTGCCCGCTCGGGTTGGCGATCGACTCGACCCACACCCCGACCGCGCGTTCGTCCAGCGCCGCGGCGACGGCGTCCGGCTCCGGCGCCACCCAGCGCACCCGCACCCCCCACGGCTCCAGGACCTCTCGCACGACCGACGCGGTGCCCCCGAACACCTGCTCGCTCACGACCCACGTCCGGCCGGGCGCCGCGAGCGCGAGCATCGCGATCGTCGTC
The DNA window shown above is from Trueperaceae bacterium and carries:
- a CDS encoding DegT/DnrJ/EryC1/StrS family aminotransferase, whose translation is LITTHDDAVADAARRLRVHGSSAAEKYRHEALGHNSRLDALQAAILSTKLAWVDADRAARRRVAAAYRAALDGAPDVVLPPDRAEHVHHQFTIRVPAPRRDAVAAALTAAGVASGRFYPVPLPDQPALAPYVVDATPPVAADAAGRVLSLPIHPRLGEADVDRVARTVRDALRS
- a CDS encoding homoserine O-acetyltransferase; the encoded protein is MKERDPRRGAPAGAEDDAPLRLVHETWGDHEALLARTRGLPGGRVGRVRTRTMRIADAHDPLPLERGGTLAPVDLAYETYGHPNAAGDNAVLVAHALTGSAHAAGTHDDEQVPGWWDPLIGPGKAIDTDRFFVVSINVLGGCYGSTGPASLRPDGAAPWGPAFPRYTMRDVVRAQKRLLERLGVTRLAAVIGGSMGGMQVLEWAAMEPTFVGSIVPIASCARHSAWAIGLNAVARRAITADPAWNGGRYPLEAQPEAGLGLARAVAMMSYRSFDSLEAKFGRDRVDASREADAAADEGRSDVLARMLSVGFEIESYLAYQGVKLSQRFDANTYLYLTRAMDDHDLAEGRGPLREVLGAMTMPALVLGIDTDVLYPEAEQRAIAERLPNAQYATLRSPHGHDAFLIEFPQLAAHLRRFLQAL
- a CDS encoding aminotransferase class I/II-fold pyridoxal phosphate-dependent enzyme, translated to MRDDDERVHEDGATRERGFATAQVHAGQERPDPATGARAVPIHATTSYVFRSADHAEAVFAGTAPGDRYARMDNPTVAAFEARLAALEGAGAGGTVAFASGQAATTIAMLALAAPGRTWVVSEQVFGGTASVVREVLEPWGVRVRWVAPEPDAVAAALDERAVGVWVESIANPSGHVPDLPALADVAHAAGVPLVVDNTWGAGGFLCRPLAWGADLVVHSATKWIGGHGVAMGGALVDGGRFAWGADPDRFPALHRPDARGRSPLASAPAAPVAAAARRLGLATMGMTLSPHTAFSLLQGLETLDLRVGRASASALALARAWRALDGVETVVYPGLEDHPSHAVARRVLRGGFGTVLTVRFASEALARATLDRVRLMSHLANVGDAKTVVIHPWTTTHAGLTPSARRAAGVTPADLRISVGIETVADVEADLEAALAGARRAVGA